Part of the Arachis hypogaea cultivar Tifrunner chromosome 6, arahy.Tifrunner.gnm2.J5K5, whole genome shotgun sequence genome, ttacttaataaaactatatttttatcaaaccttttgaaaatactttttactattactttatataattaattaccttctTTAAATTTTTCGAACTTAAGACAAATCTCAATCGCAACCTCAGTTCTCAGTCACCTCAGTACACAAACTAATAGCACAGAAAAtagatcaacacacaaacaaatagcaataagacaaacaacacaatcacagagagacaagataagcaaacacaatcaaatgcaaatgtgcaaacaatgatgatgcatgtctagtcctatcgcatgtaatgagctcatttgtcggtttcgacccgcacccgacgcaatccgacttgtaagtcagataaggcatttcAGCGGCAGaacctctgcaagtttctacttcttgcaggcgctgattctccagctgaagtatgtcgaacatgacctctgcaagtacttgcaggtgCTGATTCTTcagctgaagcatgtgccacTTTCTCCTGAAAGCCATTCCATACATACGGGCATCCCCGCACAATCATTTACACATAAATCCCACGACTTAACATTCTCACATCGGCACCCTAACTAGTTACTTTTTgtcaccctctcgtgaccttttCATTTTATAATCACATGTGTCgtgttctctttcctctttccttctttctcttaACAAACCGAACTCAAAAATAACTTGAAACAAAatctattctaaaaaaaattgaatgtaaaatcttatatttttttaataaatcaagcTGAAAATAAGACTTTctgtaataaatcaaaatcaaatagttTTCAATAATTAAAATGTTTTCTTTGAAGTTAAGTCactttctattttaataaaatttagacCTTTCAAATCTTATGTTATTAAGTCAAGCCAATAATGATtaataaatcaaatttcaataattTCTCAAAATAAGGTTATAAAtcagattttaaaaataaaatcacttttcgaatatttttacaaaaattggacAGCATTTTCCTTTAAAATTGGACTTCACCACCCTTTTCGCGTCCCAACCGAACCATTCTCAACTTTTTTTCAACTGTTTCCAATAACTCAAACTAATTCCAAtattagaaattattttcaaatctcaattcaatGCCAACAAATCAAACCGAAATCAATCTCATCAGTTAATCACTCACAACAATGAAACCAATCATAATCACAGCCATAACCCAAACTCAGTTCATCAATTACTCATACAACAGGTTTTCAATAATCAATTCAACATattcaaattaataaataatcTCAACCAATTTCATCACATTCCATTATATTCACAATCACCAACAATTTCAATCTCATCAATTTTTATCAGTTAATTAAATGAGACATTTATGAATTATGTGTAATTATTCACTAAACTTTAATGGCATtcgtaaattaaaaaattaattttgaaataaatcccTTACTTTTGTACGAAATTTTAGAAAAACTTTTTGATCGAAATGCTGAAAAAGAAGACATCAGAAGTCGTTTGTGCCTCCTAAAACTTTAATTggccaaattcaaaaaaaaaaaattacgtcactgtcaacttctattaaacaaaaataacatcaatatataaaaaaaatacaaatatttttatcaaattagattttttattagaattacaaATTCCAAGAAATCGGAAGAAAAAGGTTCAAGGCTTCCATGGAATCTCTCTTCGCTCACTCACggtctctccctctcttttctttcgTAAATGGCTATGTgatgaaaagaaagaatagattaATGTTAAAGTTTTCAAAAGAAAAGGGCTAGGTGTCATGGAAAGGATATGTCATTGGTTTTATGTATACTTTCTCGaaaaagtataggaagccaatgacctaagcgtacaatgtgtacaatgaaagtttagaaagtattaaaaatatgattattagtgttacattattCTATTAGgttacgcttttgggatgagtggtttcaaaACATGGCATTAGAGTTCCAGATCTAGAAAGTCTAGAGTTCGAATCTTAGTGAACCCAAAATTAGTTTTTCATAAACCAAAGATTTAgactattgtacacattgtacgtttAGGCCATTAACTCTCTAGCACTACTCTACTTTCTCTATATATACATGCATGGATAAGCCACGTTTGGCTTTTCTTGCTTTTTGTTTCCTTAATTAAAGTCTAGAGTTCGAATCTTAGTGAACCCAAAATTAGTTTTTCATAAACCAAAGATTTAgactattgtacacattgtacgtttAGGCCATTAACTCTCTAGCACTACTCTACTTTCTCTATATATACATGCATGGATAAGCCACGTTTGGCTTTTCTTGCTTTTTGTTTCCTTAATTAAACCGCCaaatgaatgtaactaataataataataataataataatatttatagaaattaatttaaactttaactaacaaaatagtttttaatagataatttaaaataataaaataaattataattaaattaaatttaaataattataaaattatatttaattatttttatttaaaaataatttttttaaataaatttttaatataatataataatttataaataactaattatttaatttttaaatattctaaattttacagaagaaaaaatttgttTAATGACAAATTAGTTTCAACAGGccaaaaccaattttaaaaactttaatcTTCAAATTTCTTTCGAATTCTGCATCTTCATCCATTGATGGAAGAGGAGGTGGCAACAAACAAACAATAAATTGCTGCTTGTGCTGCTGCGGCGCATTCCAATCCAAACATTCTCAAAACATTCTCAAGACCAACTGCAAGTCTAAGTACGATTATTCTCTCTACCTATGATTCCGACCACGATGGTAATTGGTTCTCTGATATGAGTTTCTTTTATTCCTCTTTagcttaattcataattttcatatttttattgaatttttattgTTCATTATAAAAATGTTAATGTGCTATTAGTCATTGGTGGAAATTAAGTGcagttaacttcacgtgaagttgatatctcagagccgttagatgatttgactaaatttttatctaatgactctgagatatcaacttcacatgaagtcgacttcacctgagttttcaccttagtTATTATCTACCGAGCAAAGTCACATGAAAAAACTGTTAAGGAAGAATTTGCTGAACGTGCTCGCAGATACTAATGGAAAAAGATCTAAGTTGCTTGCAATTAAAGGTATATTTGAAAGATTTTTACCGATTAGTTTcaagagataataaaataaaaatactaaaaattattttttgtatattttgtttaaatatagtatataaaatattaatattatgtctaatattatatttagatacatatggataaaattaaaatattatataaaataattaaaataatttaattttaaattttttgtattaaatacaaattaatttaataaagaatAAGAATACTTAGGAGTacaagaaattacaaaaaaaattggtttataaaccaacaaaacaaaaataatatttgtaaaaaGTTCTAAAAAAAGTATGTAGAATAGAAAAAGAAActcaaattaagaaaaataaaaagggagaataataaaaaaaatattttggacaAAAAAGACAAGACTTATCTTTTGAGGATAAGACTTAAAGTTAAAGGATAAGATTTGTCTTCAAAGTGTGTATATTTGGATGTGGTTGCtttttattttgagaaaaatcaatGGAAGTAGAGAGTGTTAAAAACTGGAAAGGAAAAACCTCAGCGAAACTAGAAAAAGCAAAAGCAGAAGAAGCGTGGGCAATAGTGAAGGACTTCTTCAACCTGCATAAATGGTATCCCACACTCCCCACGTGCTATGGTGTCCACGGAACTAACGGTGAGCCCGGCTGCATACGATACTGCGCGGGTTTCGGCATCCCATCATCAGACAGTTGTGGATCTGAGAGCGTGAGCTGGTCAAAGGAGAGGCTGGTGGCTGTTGATGATGCTGACCGGAGTATCAAGTACGAGATGGTAGAAAGCAACATCGGATTCAAGTCGTACGAGGCCACCGTGAGGGTCATTAAAGAAAGTGATGGTGGTTGTGTCATTCAATGGTGTTTTAGTGTCGAACCTGTTCAAGGTTGGGTGTTTCAGGATTTGCTCATCAAGTACCATGACGGCCTCAAGCTTATGGCTGCAAAAATCGACGCTGAGATTGCTAACTAGGTCATCCCTCAATCGtagaattgtttttttttttttcaagaaatacCACTTTTTATATGATATTAGCCAAAATTCGATATAATactttgtttttatattattaaaatttagatttagAATTGATCCAGAGTTGgttaattaactattaaaaatgataaattttaaaataaatgtctTTTTTTGGTTGctttttacattttaaaattcTAACCATTTAAATAACTTAgtttaaagaattttttatttaaataaattaaaaaaaaattatttattaaaataaataattttaaaattattataaaaatacgtcatttattcttattttgataacgagatataataatttttaatatattttttacgcgataagtatatttttttaatttttatatatcttgtttacaataacaaaatacattaaaaattatttaaaaatttatcgtgTAAATAAGATAtatgtatttgtaaatataaaaatatatttttaaaaataataaaaatattaataatttaaattaaataaaaaataaaacattttaaaCAATAGAAAAGATAgatgattttatataatagaaaaaataagtaattttaaaaatggaACACTATTAAGTTGAAATAAGtaaagaggaatgctaggggatcattaattttggtgttttgtaactattaattagccatcaataatatttttaatgataagagattatatctaatggtgaaaaatcactcacttttattttgatggttaagtgctggtcagaaaacaaaaaagttgCTAGCCCTCATACTTTTCCATAAGTAAAAGTACTAGCACCGTTCAACTGTCttgttatcttttctaactatccATTATTAACACTATTTTCTCTACTTCTATTCATTGTCCAttattatatacttttaaatgTTTTATGTACTCtctttagtattaatttttgaatttaaattatatatttaaaattttatttattatatgagaatatgtaaaaaattatttatattttaaattatatatattaatattcatGAGAGTACATAAAAGTTTtgtcaattaaaaattatatttcaattaaaaatttaataaacaaattatatctcaacttaaaatttgaagtattatttaaattaatttagtgtaaattttaataaaaaatcgtTAGTGGatggaagtagtagaagaagcaataatattAGAGTATATACTTATTTTGGTCTTTAAAGAATTTTTGACTGGACATTTTAGTcgccaactaaaattaattactcgattggtctataacaattaattccgtcagtcaTTTAGGTTCTTTATTCCGTTAATTCTAAcagaggacaaaatagtccctgacaactctaacaggggacaaaatggttCGGAAATGACATTGTTCTCTCCCAATTTCCATTATATCTCGCATAACATTAGCAGTCTAACACTAtaacttcaaactacacaatgcacacgctataaatttaatgttcacaaaaaaatcatcaacttcatctcaaccaattcatactcggAAAACTAATGCCTATGTCTCTCAACTAGTTATCATCTTCGATagatcccatgaatctagacagcatGTCTAATTTGTTAAGACCGTTGTCGTCGTTgtcatctccctcctcctctgccctatcatctccatgaccacattgtTCACCACTCCAATCgcttccttcaacttcttctctgaaccaatgttcagtaatcgcttcagtttcCATGAGCGACAACGGCGACATTGCTCGTTGTACtgatagcttggatgcgaggtcgAAACTGTCTGCCAACTTGAACTCTGGAAAAGAATGAATGAAGCACTCTGTGTCTATtttaaatgagaatttgcatatgatgtcgaaggagaatcttctcatgatgtcttaatgtccaacaatctatattactTGCCAGAGAGTAAAGAAAGGCGTGCCCTTAGAATAGTTGTGGAATTTGTCTTGAGAATGTCGTGGACGTGtcggggttggaggtgatgttatGGAAGATGTGGAAGTGGATGTTTTTGGTGGGTGaagtgcagaggaggtggatgtaccaatcacaaagatttaggaagtgtgtggtcTATGACATGTTAAGGTAGGTACGACACGTGTGACAATTACACCATGGCTTAATCTTGGAgctaaagaggaggaaggaaaagatggaaaagaagactgtgaaggtaaagaaggagagtatgaatgttagggttatgcgagatatgataaaaattagggAAGAACAGTATCGTTTTCGAATAAAGGGGCCAGTGATCATTTTGTCCTTTGTTAGaattgtcagggactattttgtcctccgttagaattaacggaataaaggacctaagtgactgacgaaATTAATTtttagggaccaatcgagtaattaattttagttggggactaaagtgtccaatatgaaattttttgaggaccaaaatggctATATACTCATAATATTAATAGTTGATAGTTAGAAAAAAGTAACCGTATTAATAGTAGGCAATTTAACGGTGTTATTTTTGACTTATGTAGATTCACTTATTCAACGGTCGAGAAAAATAAATGTgttaataatatttcttttttaaaatcgTGCATTTTCTCTATTATACAAAAGTAGatgatatatttttgtaataaattttaaaattatttatttaagtaaataaaatatttatttaaataaaaaaagtcagTGATCTTTgtaatgagtttttttttttaattagaaatgATATTCAAACTCCCAACctctaaataaatataaagaggctacatcatttaaattataattagttGGCATATGTTAAATGTTAAACCAATAAAACATTTTGTTTAAATCAATTATATGGATAGTTTGAAATGGAATTTTCGAACTATAAAAGAGATGTTTCTTATTTGGAACAACAGGGACAGAAATGACatatattctaaattttattgtagtattattgttttttttatttttaattgcgaTTTGTGATGGACCATGTGTTGAATTGAAATAAgacaaaattataaattgtttatTATGTATTGATTGTCCAATTATTCTGAAACTAATGCGAGTgaatttctcaattttttttgcaattgtttaataaaatataattttttattatttaatatttttttacattatttgtcttaaaaaatataagacaaaaattatattttattaaataattgagaaaaaaatttaaaatgtcgaTATCAGATTACCAAATATATGTGAAGAAGCAATGTGTATAAATATAGTTGATTTTGTATGTTTATAGAAGATATGAAAAATCAATATAAAAATAGGAGtatttttatcaaatattaataataaacatTCTAAAGTTCTAAATCCAATAATTagccaatttatttttttaaattttttctcaaTCATTACTTAATAGTTAATTGTTAGTTAATAAAATTAATCCCTTTTTCCCTATATAAAATGACACAGTTCATCAGGTTgaaattatagtttttttttttttgacacacTAATTTAATTTGTTGAAAAAGTTCTACGTAACGTAGGTACAGAAGTTCTTGGGTTACCATAGTTATTATTGGCAGATACACAACCCTGATTTGAGGCTTCTGCTGGAATTCTAAGTTTTGAAACATTTTCTATCAACACTCTGGGCATACTGCTGGAAATAGATAAATCATTATTCTTCTCTGtctgcaaaaattaaaaatcatcaaactcatcaaattaataatttcagTTCACTACAAATtgattcaaaatatctttttaaaaaagataaaaaaattaatcgaaATTAATTCTCTGTCTTGTGATAAATTAATTCTCTGGCTTAATAATTTCTACTGTATTGTAAGCTTAAGTTGTTATACAGAAATAATTCTATGTACAAGAAATaaatttgtagaaaaaaaaatgagtattCAATTCGTTTATATTTGAAAGAGGAATAGATGGAAGAAAACAGTGGATAAATTTGAAACATATAGGAGTTGTACATGTTTTTCGATGGGAACCTTGGCGTTAAATTTCTGAACATTAGATTTCTTGCTGTTTATGATAACATGAGGATGATCAGTATTAACCGATGGTTTTGCCACAATATCTTCAGTAACATCACTAACTCCTGAAAAAGAAACTTAAAACTATCACCATGTGTTTAGCACAGTACCATGAACCTTTGAAATATTaggtaaataaattatttttgtaaataagtttaattatatttttttcttatgtgCTATctctttttttagttaatttttattgtactaataaattactaaattaatttatttgattaaacttaattaaaaaataacttagtCACGTAACATCActgaaattttaatttgtatattttatattttcacacAAGTTTTTTTGGTAAAGATTAGTAGATTacgttttaaaaagttttaactaTTAAATACATTTCTAAAGATTATTAACATTGGATATGTTAGATTTTAACTTCGATTTGTCTTCCAATTAATTATGTGATAGGCTGATAGCTATATACATGTGTTAAATCACGAATTAAACACGTCATGCACGTTAACAACAGACACGTATATAACCGTGACAACATTAATTAAAAGActatttaggtagcgtttgttttgagatattgatatttttaaaaaaatgaggaCATAAGAGATTGAAATTTTTAGAaatagagactgaaactttaataacattttatacctaaaatatcgtcatttcaattaattaatttcaatttatcttttgtacaaattaaattagaattttattcttattttaatttttatctttcacTTTACaccaaataaaatactaaaatttatttctatttctGTTTCTTAATCTCTGTCTTTTAGTCTCTATCTCTTAACCAAAGCTACCAAAGGCTCAACATGTCCAATATTAATCATCTTTGATTAAGAATCGTTGATTATTAAAATTTGTAGGACGTTAATCCTTCACGAAAATTCTGGTGAACCTATTTGGGATATTAGTCTGAAAAGTTATAATCCACAGAATTCAAGCTAAGGTGAGAATTGGgatattttgatgatgtgaaaattTGTGAATAATAACACTTGATTACATACCTTGTTGGTTGTCACCATCCTTTGGTTGTAGATTGCTACGAACAGCAATTATTGGAGGCTACAAATTGCCAGAAACAAACCATGATATATACAACACGTAACAAGCAATATTATTCATCTAAAGttgctattaaaataaaataaattaaattaaagtaggCCAAGCTAAGCATAACTAACGTTTGATTCAATTAACGTCTTTGTCTGCCGCATTTGCTGATATTTTAGAATGGTCCAGTCAAATAAATCATCATATCCTGccagaaaacaaaatttaaagattttattACAATGCTAAGTGCTAACAAAGAAAACTGtgatattacaatattacatggatatatatatatatattaaccgaTAAACAATAAACTAAcattaaaaatagagaaaatggCGGTTTGGGCTGAAGTACTTACAAGTTACTAGCAAgaaagctctttttttttttaatttaaatgatgtctcaatataaacataatatataaaagaacacaatgatatcaattttaaaaaatattcaattactaataaaatttattattttaaactaatatttttagttattaatttaatttttttaatctattaatataataatatattttagtttaattttttaaataataataattaattattaattaaaaataataaattctgtgatcattgatattttttatttttttattaattaattcatGTAAGCGTCCCATTTAATAGGATAAAAATTTGttgtcattatttatatttgaattaaaaatttcatAGGCTTTTCAAGGGAAAAAACGCTTTTAGTAGTGAACAAGCTAAAAAGTagctataaaaataaaagagggggGAGGGAAATAACATCTACCACACACAAAGCTAtgaattaaattcaaattaaatgagagtaattaaaataactaataaaatgcaaggtaataattttaacattgataaaagaaaaagcaataatGAGCCACAGATATGATAAGCAACAAAATTAAATACCTTGAGCATTGAATAAATCACGAAACATGCGCTTCAAGAATCCATAATCTGGTCGTTGATCAAATGTCAAAGCATGGCAATACCGAAAGTATGATGCGAACTGCACAGGACATGACTTGCAAAGTAtctaataacaaaatttaaaaaagaaaaataatttaaaaaatatctcaaTGATAGGTACTCCTTCAAACGCAAACTTTAGTCTAAGATATATAGTAAgcttcaataatattattaacatcATAACATGTTAGGGTggaagaagtaaaaaaaaaagttttttttttaaacaaagaaaGCTCAACACATTAGAGTAgaacaacaaaaaaattattaactcgcatttttaactttattaaacctaaaagtatatatattaaaacGTTAAAGCAAAATAGAATGGGAAGAAATGCACCTACATCAATTGGAATTGATTTCTTCATTTCACAAATTTTGTcgtatttttgtttatttgttggaGCTTGTAGACCTTGCCAAGGAAGGctaataaaatgcaaataaaaaattgaaatagttaattaaaattacatttaattttttatgaaatcaATATGTTAATAAAAGATATATACCTTCCTCTTATAAAGTACATAAGAACATAACCAAGAGACTCCAAATCATCCCGGCGACTTTGTTCTGAAGAAACAAATTACTTAAATTGAAGTAAAAAtcatatatgaattaatttatagacaataaataaagaagataaaattGGTTTTGATATTTCTACTTACCAAATCCCGAATGAGTATTGCGACTAGCATAACGGGGAGTCCCTATTAAAAGTTTGTTTTCCCTTGATGATTTTTTTGTCATGTGTGGTAaaagataaaagtattattaagtaataattctaacatggaaaatgAATTTAAACAGGTAAAGTACAAAAAATACGGAGAATTAATCAACCAACAATTTCTTTGGAATATTATACTTCATTCCATTAAAAGCTCTAGAGTGTAAGCtaataaagaaacaaaaatacttcttttatttattaatattaagaaAACTAACTTGGAGCCCAAATTAAGTACTTCTTATAAATTGATGGAAATTATAAGTTAAATTAAACgaagtttcttattttttttataaaaaataagaagattCGAATCCATAACTTCTTAGATGAATAtaaagagattatgtcatttaagttaagttataactcattgggAACGAAATTTCTTATTTAAGATGGAGAAAGTGTCAAATTTGATTTGAGTAATTGGAAACTTTACAATACATACATATATGAATAGAGAACGCATAATAAAATaatgggttaagtatgattttagtcTCTAACATAGAGGTTAAAAATCGATTTCgtccccaatttttttttttttttgctataaaaTAGTTCTCAAAGTTtcggtttgttttaaaatcgtcgtTCGAACGAAAATACCCTTCTCCCTTCAGCCCAAAAtcaaccaccaccactaccaccaaaACAGAAGCCTACGCccaactagaaccaccaccaccactaccattaTCATCGtggtcatcatcatcttcattagaactttttccaaaatcaaccaaatcaaCCATAAGGCCAAGCTAAACaagaacccaccaccaccaccaccattatcatcatggtcatcatcatcatcatcagaaaattCAAACAACATGCACtttgaacaataatcaacaaattcagcaacaacaatattccaaattcaaatttcagcaacaacaatattccacaacaaatttcacaaaaaattcaaaaatttcacaaaaaatc contains:
- the LOC112755566 gene encoding lachrymatory-factor synthase, which produces MEVESVKNWKGKTSAKLEKAKAEEAWAIVKDFFNLHKWYPTLPTCYGVHGTNGEPGCIRYCAGFGIPSSDSCGSESVSWSKERLVAVDDADRSIKYEMVESNIGFKSYEATVRVIKESDGGCVIQWCFSVEPVQGWVFQDLLIKYHDGLKLMAAKIDAEIAN
- the LOC112755567 gene encoding uncharacterized protein isoform X2, whose translation is MERVIGGKYKIGQKIASGSFGEIHIGSHIENAETVAIKMENRKTKQPQLLYEAELYNLLKGGSGIPRVKWSGTDKDNNVLVLDLLGPSLEDLFYYCGKKFSLKTVLMLADQMLTRIEYLHSKGFLHRDIKPDNFLMGLGRKAKQVYMIDFGLAKRYRDPITNKHIPCRENKLLIGTPRYASRNTHSGFEQSRRDDLESLGYVLMYFIRGSLPWQGLQAPTNKQKYDKICEMKKSIPIDILCKSCPVQFASYFRYCHALTFDQRPDYGFLKRMFRDLFNAQGYDDLFDWTILKYQQMRQTKTLIESNPPIIAVRSNLQPKDGDNQQGVSDVTEDIVAKPSVNTDHPHVIINSKKSNVQKFNAKTEKNNDLSISSSMPRVLIENVSKLRIPAEASNQGCVSANNNYGNPRTSVPTLRRTFSTN
- the LOC112755567 gene encoding uncharacterized protein isoform X1; this translates as MERVIGGKYKIGQKIASGSFGEIHIGSHIENAETVAIKMENRKTKQPQLLYEAELYNLLKGGSGIPRVKWSGTDKDNNVLVLDLLGPSLEDLFYYCGKKFSLKTVLMLADQMLTRIEYLHSKGFLHRDIKPDNFLMGLGRKAKQVYMIDFGLAKRYRDPITNKHIPCRENKLLIGTPRYASRNTHSGFEQSRRDDLESLGYVLMYFIRGSLPWQGLQAPTNKQKYDKICEMKKSIPIDILCKSCPVQFASYFRYCHALTFDQRPDYGFLKRMFRDLFNAQGYDDLFDWTILKYQQMRQTKTLIESNPPIIAVRSNLQPKDGDNQQGVSDVTEDIVAKPSVNTDHPHVIINSKKSNVQKFNAKVPIEKHTEKNNDLSISSSMPRVLIENVSKLRIPAEASNQGCVSANNNYGNPRTSVPTLRRTFSTN